From Halobacterium sp. R2-5, the proteins below share one genomic window:
- the hisI gene encoding phosphoribosyl-AMP cyclohydrolase translates to MDIAVDLDFGDDGLVPVVAQDVETEEVVMLAYANREAVEQTAETGRAHYYSRSRDELWEKGATSGHTQEIEDVRVDCDGDALLYRVRQSGGACHTGYHSCFHRTLDGEVHGEKAFDPDDVY, encoded by the coding sequence ATGGACATCGCAGTCGACCTCGACTTCGGCGACGACGGCCTCGTCCCCGTCGTCGCGCAGGACGTCGAGACCGAGGAGGTCGTGATGCTCGCGTACGCGAACCGCGAGGCCGTCGAGCAGACCGCCGAGACGGGGCGCGCGCACTACTACTCCCGGTCCCGCGACGAACTCTGGGAGAAGGGCGCCACCAGCGGCCACACCCAGGAGATCGAGGACGTGCGCGTCGACTGCGACGGCGACGCGCTGCTGTACCGCGTCCGCCAATCGGGCGGTGCCTGCCACACCGGCTACCACTCCTGCTTCCACCGCACCCTCGACGGCGAGGTCCACGGCGAGAAGGCCTTCGACCCCGACGACGTGTACTGA
- a CDS encoding A24 family peptidase C-terminal domain-containing protein, whose product MDASIPDLLRLLVVPALGWAALRDVRTRRVPNDLWGPLVLLGGVLVLWEGLLALGTPNAFRPFAIRVAFSLLFVVPLAYAFWYVGGFGGADARAFMTLAVVYPTYPTYELLGYSLPAVETYLGVFSLTILTNTVLLGLAYPLALGVRNALGGEFSVVMFVGRRVPVLELTDTHGSLLETESGFTRDGLDLDALRMYLRWRGLTLDDLRENPGLRDPATLPDDPADPTDGAVVTDGSGDPWGAAAFLDDIEGSAYGTTPADLREGLDVVVDSEDVWVTPGVPFIVPLFVGLLLALTAGDVLFWTMDALGLVAGT is encoded by the coding sequence GTGGACGCCTCGATACCCGACCTCCTGCGGTTGCTGGTCGTGCCGGCGCTCGGGTGGGCGGCGCTCCGGGACGTGCGGACGCGCCGCGTCCCGAACGACCTCTGGGGGCCGCTCGTCCTGCTCGGCGGCGTACTCGTCCTCTGGGAGGGGCTGCTGGCGCTCGGCACGCCGAACGCGTTCCGGCCGTTCGCGATTCGCGTCGCGTTCAGCCTGCTGTTCGTCGTGCCGCTGGCGTACGCGTTCTGGTACGTCGGCGGGTTCGGCGGTGCGGACGCCCGCGCGTTCATGACGCTCGCGGTGGTCTACCCGACGTACCCGACGTACGAGCTGCTCGGGTACTCGCTGCCCGCGGTGGAGACGTACCTCGGCGTGTTCTCGCTGACGATTCTCACGAACACCGTCCTGCTCGGGCTGGCGTACCCGCTCGCGCTCGGCGTCCGGAACGCCCTCGGCGGAGAGTTCTCGGTCGTGATGTTCGTCGGTCGCCGCGTCCCCGTCCTCGAACTCACGGACACCCACGGCAGCCTCCTCGAGACCGAGTCCGGGTTCACCCGCGACGGCCTCGACCTGGACGCGCTCCGGATGTACCTCCGGTGGCGCGGCCTCACGCTCGACGACCTCCGCGAGAACCCCGGGCTCCGCGACCCCGCCACGCTCCCGGACGACCCCGCGGACCCGACCGACGGCGCGGTGGTCACGGACGGCAGCGGCGACCCGTGGGGCGCCGCGGCGTTCCTCGACGACATCGAGGGCTCCGCGTACGGCACCACGCCCGCGGACCTCCGCGAGGGCCTCGACGTCGTCGTCGACAGCGAAGACGTCTGGGTCACTCCCGGCGTGCCGTTCATCGTCCCGCTGTTCGTCGGTCTGCTGCTCGCGCTCACCGCCGGCGACGTGCTCTTCTGGACGATGGACGCCCTCGGCCTCGTGGCGGGGACGTAA
- a CDS encoding tyrosine-type recombinase/integrase — MARRYRALEDCRTEIRDYADDLDAGTDDDSDHKRDTSSTGRYEQDIRWFDEWLDNPVSKPNLGKHTPGDEAGEEEQTRPAIESPLDLTIADANRLGRAISHEFNGTTPRYRWDRIHAMYEYFVTMTLIDSNPMEKWDGKKEEKWGMTKGTAQSDKLGEDESYAVSQDDVRLMEENVGRHRVRDQCIIRMMWQTGIRRGEQSGLLTTDIDRDGRVIHIRAENAKNGEERYVGYQKSLDGLLDLWLDGGHRDEMLGIVDDEAAPHDYVFVGERGAQLSGSRINDIVIEAADRAGINRKMYGDANAPIDPETKKPKPNRWKITAHNVRHGYGSYMINEAPGADGQARLWEVSQQMGHSSVQITEDIYVENDPKAGLDYALEAGPE, encoded by the coding sequence ATGGCGCGACGGTATCGTGCCCTAGAGGACTGCCGCACCGAGATACGCGACTACGCCGACGACCTAGACGCCGGCACGGATGACGACTCCGACCATAAGCGCGACACGTCATCTACTGGGAGATACGAACAGGACATCAGGTGGTTTGACGAGTGGTTAGATAACCCCGTCTCGAAGCCGAATCTCGGCAAGCATACCCCTGGGGATGAGGCTGGAGAGGAAGAGCAGACGCGACCCGCCATCGAGTCTCCGCTTGACCTCACGATTGCTGATGCGAATCGGCTCGGACGCGCAATTTCCCACGAGTTCAACGGAACTACACCCAGATACCGCTGGGACCGGATTCACGCGATGTATGAGTACTTCGTCACGATGACGCTCATCGACTCGAATCCAATGGAGAAGTGGGACGGCAAGAAGGAGGAGAAGTGGGGGATGACGAAGGGTACGGCCCAGTCCGACAAGCTCGGTGAGGACGAATCCTACGCTGTTTCCCAGGACGACGTACGCCTGATGGAGGAAAACGTCGGCCGGCATCGGGTTCGTGACCAGTGCATCATCCGGATGATGTGGCAAACAGGAATTCGTCGAGGCGAGCAATCGGGGCTGCTCACCACGGACATTGACCGAGACGGTCGCGTCATCCACATCCGGGCGGAGAACGCTAAAAATGGGGAGGAGCGGTACGTAGGCTACCAGAAGTCGCTCGATGGACTCCTCGATTTATGGCTTGATGGTGGACACCGAGACGAGATGCTAGGTATCGTTGACGACGAGGCTGCTCCACACGATTACGTGTTCGTTGGCGAGCGTGGTGCGCAGCTATCAGGGTCGCGAATTAACGACATTGTCATCGAAGCTGCCGACCGCGCGGGCATTAACCGGAAGATGTACGGAGACGCCAACGCCCCGATTGACCCCGAGACTAAGAAGCCGAAGCCGAATCGGTGGAAGATTACGGCACACAACGTGCGTCACGGCTACGGTTCGTATATGATAAACGAGGCACCAGGGGCAGATGGTCAAGCACGGCTTTGGGAGGTCTCCCAACAAATGGGCCACTCCTCTGTTCAAATCACAGAGGACATCTACGTTGAGAACGACCCGAAGGCAGGCCTAGATTACGCCCTCGAAGCCGGTCCTGAATAG
- a CDS encoding winged helix-turn-helix domain-containing protein, with translation MGQVEESASFVVRSPNRTMVLQRLAEGAAIPSQIREDTGQEYSRISEALNALRERDLVELVVDEDTKRGRLYAVSDHGKEVLQFMDENGMLDDSNQYGRR, from the coding sequence ATGGGCCAAGTCGAGGAGAGCGCATCGTTCGTCGTGCGCTCGCCGAACCGGACAATGGTGCTTCAACGACTCGCAGAAGGAGCGGCTATCCCCTCACAAATTCGTGAGGATACCGGCCAAGAATACTCGCGTATTTCGGAGGCGCTGAACGCACTTCGCGAGCGAGACCTCGTTGAGTTAGTTGTAGATGAGGACACGAAACGTGGGCGGTTGTACGCTGTGAGCGACCACGGCAAGGAAGTTCTCCAATTCATGGACGAGAATGGGATGTTGGACGACTCAAATCAGTATGGACGGCGATGA
- a CDS encoding site-specific DNA-methyltransferase translates to MGYDLYQGNSFQVLEEEFEENSIHAVVTDPPYGVVEFQTANVEKMREGSGGVWRIPPELDGNKRKPLPRFTTLSESDKEDLRNFFRQFGESVERVLRPGGHVFVACTQLLMHEVSQQLDEAGLERRDVLVRETKTLRGGDRPKGAHERYDMVSSMPRVYWEPWLLYRKPLEGRLQDNLDNWQTGGLRRESDERPFTDLLGNGKTPKEETQIVKNSHPGGEEEAEAHPNLKPQKLMRELCHAALPLREGTILDPFMGSGSTIAAAHALGYDAVGIELDETFFEMAQNAIPKLAEVPTEIEKRDDVEEHRTQSRSLSDFGK, encoded by the coding sequence ATGGGTTACGACCTCTATCAGGGGAACTCCTTTCAGGTCCTAGAGGAGGAGTTTGAGGAGAACTCAATTCACGCAGTGGTTACCGACCCTCCGTATGGCGTCGTTGAATTCCAAACTGCGAACGTGGAAAAGATGCGAGAGGGGTCGGGCGGTGTCTGGAGAATCCCGCCAGAACTCGACGGCAATAAACGGAAGCCTCTGCCTCGTTTCACCACCCTCTCCGAAAGCGACAAAGAGGACCTCCGAAACTTCTTCCGCCAGTTCGGGGAGTCGGTTGAACGCGTGCTTCGTCCTGGAGGGCACGTGTTCGTTGCGTGCACTCAGTTGCTGATGCACGAGGTTTCCCAACAACTGGATGAAGCCGGTCTTGAGCGACGGGATGTTCTTGTTCGCGAAACGAAGACGCTCCGGGGAGGCGACCGGCCTAAGGGCGCACACGAACGATACGACATGGTATCATCGATGCCGCGCGTGTACTGGGAGCCGTGGCTGCTGTATCGGAAACCACTGGAAGGGCGTTTACAGGACAACCTAGATAATTGGCAGACAGGGGGCCTCCGCCGAGAGTCGGACGAACGGCCGTTCACCGACTTGCTCGGGAACGGGAAGACTCCGAAGGAGGAGACTCAAATCGTCAAGAACTCCCACCCCGGCGGCGAAGAGGAGGCAGAAGCTCATCCGAACCTGAAGCCTCAGAAGTTGATGCGTGAACTCTGCCACGCCGCACTCCCACTTCGCGAAGGGACCATCCTCGACCCCTTCATGGGCTCCGGTTCGACCATCGCGGCTGCCCACGCCCTCGGCTACGATGCGGTAGGCATCGAACTCGACGAGACATTCTTTGAGATGGCGCAGAATGCCATCCCAAAACTTGCAGAAGTCCCGACAGAAATCGAGAAGCGAGACGATGTGGAGGAACATCGCACACAGTCGCGGTCTCTCAGCGACTTCGGAAAATAA
- a CDS encoding bacterio-opsin activator domain-containing protein, with the protein MSVIAEFTVPADDFGLHHSLTAAPEMVVEIERVVATMGDRIMPYFWVSGGDQSDFEAAFEADESVTNTTLVDEVEDGILYRAEWTQNVESIVYAYTDIGATILEATGRDEQWELQMRFDDHEKASQFQEYCAENDISFDLNRIYQQEQPMASAQYGLTPKQRETLVTALEHGYYDVPQETTMADLAGELDISQQALSKRLHHGHKGLITSALTVSHPDDE; encoded by the coding sequence ATGAGTGTTATCGCTGAATTCACGGTTCCCGCCGACGACTTCGGGTTGCATCATTCGCTGACCGCCGCCCCGGAGATGGTCGTCGAAATCGAACGCGTCGTCGCCACGATGGGCGACCGCATCATGCCGTACTTCTGGGTCAGCGGCGGCGACCAATCGGACTTCGAGGCCGCGTTCGAAGCCGACGAATCGGTCACCAACACCACGCTCGTCGACGAGGTCGAAGATGGCATTCTCTACCGCGCCGAGTGGACGCAGAACGTCGAGTCAATCGTCTACGCCTACACCGACATCGGCGCGACCATCCTCGAAGCGACCGGGCGGGACGAGCAGTGGGAACTCCAGATGCGCTTCGACGACCACGAAAAGGCCTCGCAGTTCCAAGAGTACTGCGCTGAAAACGACATCTCGTTCGACCTCAACCGGATATACCAACAGGAGCAACCGATGGCGAGCGCCCAGTACGGCCTGACGCCCAAGCAACGCGAGACGCTGGTCACGGCGCTCGAACACGGCTACTACGATGTTCCTCAAGAGACGACGATGGCCGACCTGGCGGGAGAACTAGACATCTCCCAGCAAGCCCTCTCGAAGCGGTTACATCACGGACACAAGGGCCTCATCACGAGCGCCCTGACCGTCAGCCATCCAGACGACGAGTAG
- the fer2 gene encoding ferredoxin Fer2, whose translation MPTVEYLNYETLDDQGWDMDDDDLFEKAADAGLDDEDYGTLEVAEGEYILEAAEAQGYDWPFSCRAGACANCASIVKKGDIDMDMQQILSDEEVEEKNVRLTCIGSPAADEVKIVYNAKHLDYLQNRVI comes from the coding sequence ATGCCGACGGTTGAATACCTCAATTACGAGACGCTGGACGACCAGGGCTGGGACATGGACGACGACGACCTCTTCGAGAAGGCGGCCGACGCCGGTCTCGACGACGAGGACTACGGCACCCTCGAGGTAGCCGAAGGCGAGTACATCCTCGAAGCCGCCGAGGCGCAGGGCTACGACTGGCCGTTCTCGTGCCGCGCCGGTGCGTGTGCGAACTGCGCGTCCATCGTGAAGAAAGGCGACATCGACATGGACATGCAGCAGATTCTCTCCGACGAGGAAGTCGAAGAGAAGAACGTCCGCCTGACCTGCATCGGCTCCCCGGCGGCCGACGAGGTCAAGATCGTCTACAACGCCAAGCACCTCGACTACCTCCAGAACCGCGTCATCTAA
- the hisA gene encoding 1-(5-phosphoribosyl)-5-[(5-phosphoribosylamino)methylideneamino]imidazole-4-carboxamide isomerase, with amino-acid sequence MAFESFEVVPAVDMQDGEVVQLVQGERGTEKRYGDPVAAAERWASAGADTLHLIDLDGAFEGERGNADAVERILDATSVDVQVGGGIRSVADATGLLERGVDRVILGTAAVENPEIVGEISAEYPGSVMVSLDAKGGEVVVEGWTEGTGLDPAEAAQRYEDLGAGSILFTNVDVEGQQEGVETAPVRRLADSADIPVVASGGVADIDDVLALRDAGAAAVVVGTALYEGSFTLEEAKEAL; translated from the coding sequence ATGGCGTTCGAGTCCTTCGAGGTCGTTCCGGCGGTCGACATGCAGGACGGCGAGGTCGTCCAGCTCGTGCAGGGCGAGCGCGGCACCGAGAAGCGCTACGGCGACCCCGTGGCGGCCGCCGAGCGCTGGGCGTCGGCTGGCGCGGACACACTCCACCTGATCGACCTCGACGGCGCGTTCGAGGGCGAGCGCGGGAACGCGGACGCCGTCGAGCGCATCCTCGACGCGACGAGCGTGGACGTGCAGGTCGGCGGCGGCATCCGCAGCGTCGCCGACGCCACCGGGCTCCTGGAGCGCGGCGTCGACCGCGTCATCCTCGGGACGGCGGCCGTCGAGAACCCGGAAATCGTCGGCGAGATCAGCGCGGAGTACCCGGGCAGCGTGATGGTGAGCCTCGACGCGAAGGGCGGCGAGGTCGTCGTCGAGGGCTGGACGGAGGGCACGGGCCTCGACCCCGCGGAGGCCGCCCAGCGCTACGAGGACCTCGGCGCGGGCTCGATTCTGTTCACGAACGTCGACGTCGAAGGCCAGCAGGAGGGCGTCGAGACAGCGCCCGTCCGCCGGCTCGCCGACAGCGCCGACATCCCGGTCGTCGCGAGCGGCGGCGTCGCCGACATCGACGACGTGCTCGCCCTCCGCGACGCGGGCGCCGCGGCCGTCGTCGTCGGTACCGCCCTCTACGAGGGGTCGTTTACGCTCGAAGAAGCGAAGGAAGCGCTGTAG
- the hisB gene encoding imidazoleglycerol-phosphate dehydratase HisB — MTDRTAAVSRETAETDIDVTLDVDGDGDSTVDTGVGFFDHMLASFAKHGLFDLTVRCDGDLHIDDHHTVEDVAIALGEAFDEALGEKRGIERFADRRVPLDEAVASVVVDVSGRPVYEFEGEFSQGSVGEFTSVMAAHFFRSLATNAGLTLHCEVEGENAHHEVEALFKGVARALDDATRIDERRSGTPSTKGEL, encoded by the coding sequence ATGACCGACCGGACGGCCGCCGTGAGCCGGGAGACGGCGGAGACGGACATCGACGTGACGCTGGACGTGGACGGGGACGGCGACAGCACAGTGGACACGGGCGTGGGGTTCTTCGACCACATGCTGGCGTCGTTCGCGAAGCACGGGCTGTTCGATTTGACGGTGCGCTGTGACGGCGACCTGCACATCGACGACCACCACACGGTCGAGGACGTCGCGATCGCGCTCGGCGAGGCGTTCGACGAGGCGCTCGGCGAGAAGCGCGGCATCGAGCGGTTCGCGGACCGCCGCGTGCCCCTCGACGAGGCCGTAGCGAGCGTGGTGGTGGACGTCTCGGGACGGCCCGTCTACGAGTTCGAGGGAGAATTCAGTCAGGGCTCAGTGGGCGAGTTCACGAGCGTGATGGCGGCGCACTTCTTCCGGTCGCTGGCGACGAACGCGGGGCTGACGCTGCACTGCGAGGTCGAGGGGGAGAACGCCCACCACGAGGTAGAGGCGCTGTTCAAGGGCGTCGCGCGGGCGCTCGACGACGCGACGCGAATCGACGAGCGGCGCTCCGGGACGCCGTCGACGAAGGGCGAACTGTAG
- a CDS encoding DMT family transporter, which yields MVAVAVAIAAVSTSAILVRWSAAPSVVKAFYRVLFMTAAVAPFALRDAADLRAVSRRDLGFAVVSGLALAVHFASFFESLEWTTVAASVTLITTQPVFVGVGAAFLLSERLTPRIVAGMALALAGAFAMSVGPLVVDPLLGGGDVASALAAAFADSTTQLYGNALALTGAVVGAVYTLAGRSLRQRLSLFAYTFVVYAVCTAALGVFAVGSGAALLGYPGAEWALFLAMALLPGMFGHTVINWALKYVESSVVSVALLGEPVGSSILALALLGEVPEVVTVLGGVVVLTGIFVTQRGRAT from the coding sequence ATGGTCGCGGTCGCAGTCGCCATCGCCGCGGTCAGCACGAGCGCGATTCTCGTGCGGTGGAGCGCGGCGCCGAGCGTCGTGAAGGCGTTCTACCGCGTGCTCTTCATGACGGCCGCCGTCGCGCCGTTCGCGCTCCGTGACGCCGCCGACCTGCGCGCCGTCTCCCGGCGCGACCTCGGGTTCGCCGTGGTGTCGGGGCTGGCGCTGGCCGTCCACTTCGCGAGCTTCTTCGAGAGCCTGGAGTGGACGACGGTCGCGGCGTCGGTGACGCTCATCACCACCCAGCCGGTGTTCGTCGGCGTCGGCGCGGCGTTCCTCCTGAGCGAGCGGCTCACGCCCCGCATCGTCGCGGGGATGGCGCTCGCGCTCGCCGGCGCGTTCGCGATGTCGGTCGGCCCGCTCGTCGTCGACCCGCTGCTCGGCGGCGGCGACGTCGCCAGCGCGCTCGCCGCCGCGTTCGCGGACAGCACCACCCAGCTCTACGGGAACGCGCTCGCGCTCACGGGCGCCGTCGTCGGCGCCGTCTACACGCTCGCGGGGCGCTCGCTCCGCCAGCGGCTCTCCCTGTTCGCGTACACGTTCGTCGTCTACGCCGTCTGTACGGCCGCGCTCGGCGTCTTCGCCGTCGGCAGCGGCGCCGCGCTGCTCGGCTACCCGGGCGCGGAGTGGGCGCTCTTTCTGGCGATGGCGCTGCTGCCGGGAATGTTCGGCCACACCGTCATCAACTGGGCGCTGAAGTACGTCGAGTCCAGCGTCGTGAGCGTCGCGCTGCTCGGCGAGCCCGTCGGCAGCTCCATCCTCGCGCTCGCGCTGCTCGGCGAAGTCCCGGAGGTCGTGACGGTGCTCGGCGGCGTCGTCGTACTCACCGGGATTTTCGTCACGCAGCGCGGGAGAGCGACGTGA
- a CDS encoding ACT domain-containing protein, with the protein MFAEIMGKFAGSPGQQDVIRLLLERGFSVNDDGRVVSGDIEIPYTQVADAAGVDRRVVDSTTQAILADDELRRIFQNISQIPSLMDLAPVLDLTVVTVEVQDADEPGIVAAVTGMLADHGISIRQTISEDPEFTDEPRLYLVIDGDLPGELLTELMNKPFVRSVELS; encoded by the coding sequence ATGTTCGCGGAAATCATGGGGAAGTTCGCGGGTAGCCCCGGCCAGCAGGACGTCATCCGGCTGCTGCTCGAACGCGGGTTCTCCGTGAACGACGACGGCCGCGTGGTCTCCGGCGACATCGAGATCCCGTACACGCAGGTCGCCGACGCCGCGGGCGTCGACCGCCGCGTCGTCGACTCGACGACGCAGGCCATCCTCGCGGACGACGAGCTCCGGCGCATCTTCCAGAACATCAGCCAGATTCCGAGCCTGATGGACCTCGCGCCCGTCCTCGACCTGACTGTCGTCACCGTCGAGGTCCAGGACGCCGACGAGCCCGGTATCGTCGCGGCCGTCACGGGAATGCTCGCCGACCACGGCATCAGCATCCGCCAGACCATCAGCGAGGACCCCGAGTTCACGGACGAGCCGCGGCTCTACCTCGTCATCGACGGCGACCTCCCCGGGGAACTGTTGACCGAACTGATGAACAAGCCGTTCGTGCGGTCGGTCGAGCTCTCCTAG
- a CDS encoding YigZ family protein has protein sequence MTEAYLTVAGRGEADFEVQGSEFVGYVAPAATVADAEAFVESVEREHDDATHNVPAYRVRVESGGPGEGYMLREYQSDDGEPTGSAGKPALNVLQQRDVENAVVVVTRYYGGTNLGVGGLARAYSRAAKDAIDAAGVVEQRPRERFSITVEYDDSGTVRGILESADCEFDADYGEDVSFDVTVAVEDAGDLRERVQSATSGRADVE, from the coding sequence GTGACCGAGGCGTACCTGACCGTCGCGGGCCGCGGCGAAGCCGACTTCGAGGTGCAGGGCTCGGAGTTCGTCGGGTACGTCGCGCCCGCCGCGACCGTCGCGGACGCGGAGGCGTTCGTGGAGTCCGTCGAACGCGAGCACGACGACGCGACGCACAACGTGCCCGCGTACCGGGTGCGCGTGGAATCGGGCGGGCCCGGGGAGGGGTACATGCTCCGCGAGTACCAGTCCGACGACGGCGAGCCCACGGGGTCGGCGGGCAAGCCCGCGCTGAACGTCCTCCAGCAGCGCGACGTCGAGAACGCGGTGGTCGTGGTGACGCGGTACTACGGCGGCACGAACCTCGGCGTCGGCGGACTCGCGCGGGCGTACTCGCGAGCAGCGAAGGACGCCATCGACGCCGCGGGCGTCGTCGAACAGCGGCCCCGGGAGCGCTTCTCGATTACGGTGGAGTACGACGACTCCGGTACCGTGCGGGGGATTCTGGAGAGCGCGGACTGCGAGTTCGACGCCGACTACGGCGAAGACGTCTCGTTCGACGTGACCGTCGCCGTCGAGGACGCCGGCGACCTGCGCGAGCGCGTGCAGAGCGCGACCAGCGGCCGGGCGGACGTCGAGTGA
- the upp gene encoding uracil phosphoribosyltransferase has translation MPIEDRGDANVLTHALAKDTLSRLRDVETEQVEFRKGLVKLGRICGYEIIDGAMETEFVAIETPLTETTGERVKGLDDVVIINVLRAATPFVEGLLKAFPRAKQGVISAGRDEDAGMNDDGEFPITIDYVKLPEITPEDTVIVADPMLATGSTMCTVLDHVTDEAPDDIEDLFVLSAVSAPDGLLRVGEQFPDADLLTVAIDDHLDDDGFIVPGLGDAGDRAFRTT, from the coding sequence ATGCCAATCGAGGACCGCGGCGACGCGAACGTGCTCACGCACGCGCTGGCGAAAGACACCCTCTCGCGGCTCCGGGACGTCGAGACCGAGCAAGTGGAGTTCCGCAAGGGCCTCGTGAAGCTCGGCCGCATCTGCGGGTACGAGATCATCGACGGCGCGATGGAGACGGAGTTCGTCGCCATCGAGACGCCGCTCACGGAGACCACCGGCGAGCGCGTGAAGGGCCTCGACGACGTCGTCATCATCAACGTGCTGCGCGCGGCGACGCCGTTCGTCGAGGGCCTGCTGAAGGCGTTCCCGCGCGCGAAACAGGGCGTCATCAGCGCCGGCCGCGACGAGGACGCCGGGATGAACGACGACGGCGAGTTCCCGATCACCATCGACTACGTGAAGCTCCCGGAGATCACGCCCGAGGACACCGTCATCGTCGCGGACCCGATGCTCGCGACGGGGTCGACGATGTGTACGGTACTGGACCACGTCACCGACGAGGCGCCCGACGACATCGAGGACCTGTTCGTGCTGTCCGCGGTGAGCGCGCCCGACGGCCTGCTCCGCGTCGGCGAGCAGTTCCCGGATGCCGACCTGCTGACGGTCGCCATCGACGACCACCTCGACGACGACGGCTTCATCGTCCCCGGTCTGGGGGACGCCGGCGACCGCGCGTTCCGCACGACCTGA
- a CDS encoding DUF5828 family protein, with protein sequence MEESVAGFKERGTWGDIVEHGERVTQALREADAHDEYPDAFEEWNEWRPKSHERIEEEVSEKTAEQASVGEGEGEKEGQSPDEDLQTAGERLTESYEELEDGEADTAVEKWQDTLGHVKRAADTAGRQAIRKVENVVYQRVMTQVAPYYFDNELVSANIQRVRSQEEFVFEVNVNDDDVKDGIREHLESFEDIDRWHVDTERETETAEAVEGVEPPEQNGDDADTRSTRN encoded by the coding sequence ATGGAGGAGAGCGTCGCCGGGTTCAAGGAACGCGGCACGTGGGGCGACATAGTCGAGCACGGCGAGCGAGTGACACAGGCGCTGCGCGAGGCCGACGCCCACGACGAGTATCCGGACGCCTTCGAAGAGTGGAACGAGTGGCGGCCGAAGTCCCACGAGCGCATCGAGGAGGAGGTCAGCGAGAAGACCGCCGAGCAGGCCAGCGTCGGCGAGGGCGAAGGCGAGAAGGAGGGCCAGTCGCCCGACGAAGACCTCCAGACCGCGGGCGAACGCCTCACCGAGTCCTACGAGGAACTCGAAGACGGCGAGGCCGACACGGCCGTCGAGAAGTGGCAGGACACCCTCGGGCACGTCAAGCGCGCGGCGGATACGGCCGGCCGGCAGGCCATCCGGAAGGTCGAGAACGTCGTCTACCAGCGCGTGATGACCCAGGTCGCGCCGTACTACTTCGACAACGAGCTCGTGAGCGCGAACATCCAGCGCGTGCGCAGCCAGGAGGAGTTCGTCTTCGAGGTGAACGTCAACGACGACGACGTCAAGGACGGCATCCGCGAGCACCTCGAATCGTTCGAGGACATCGACCGCTGGCACGTCGACACCGAACGCGAGACCGAGACCGCGGAAGCCGTCGAGGGCGTCGAACCGCCGGAGCAGAACGGCGACGACGCGGACACCAGGTCGACGAGGAACTGA